The Panicum hallii strain FIL2 chromosome 9, PHallii_v3.1, whole genome shotgun sequence genome has a window encoding:
- the LOC112874584 gene encoding 24-methylenesterol C-methyltransferase 2 → MEAATMAWTAAVVGVGLVYWFVWVMGAAEVKGKRAVDLKMGSITRDKVQDKYTQYWSFFRRPKETATTAASAEKVPDFVDTFYNLVTDIYEWGWGQSFHFSPSLPGRSHREATRVHEERVVDLLGAKPGHRLLDVGCGVGGPMRAIAAHSGSNVVGITINDYQVNRARAHNRKAGLDSRCEVVCGNFLSMPFPDASFDGAYSIEATCHAPRLQDVYGEVFRVLKPGGLYVSYEWVTTSLYRAEDPDHVDCIQGIERGDALPGLRRQDEIASIAKEVGFEVLKEQDLALPPALPWWTRLKMGRIAYWRNSLVVRVLTMLRIAPKGVSEVHEMLFETAQHLTKGGETGIFTPMHMVLLRKPAATPTATEEAK, encoded by the coding sequence ATGGAGGCGGCGACGATGGCGTGGACGGCGGCGGTCGTCGGGGTCGGGCTGGTGTACTGGTTCGTCTGGGTGATgggcgcggcggaggtgaaGGGCAAGCGGGCGGTGGATCTCAAGATGGGATCCATCACGCGGGACAAGGTGCAGGACAAGTACACGCAGTACTGGTCCTTCTTCCGCCGCCCCAAGGAGacggccaccaccgccgcctcggcGGAGAAGGTGCCCGACTTCGTCGACACCTTCTACAACCTCGTCACCGACATCTACGAGTGGGGTTGGGGCCAGTCCTTCCActtctccccctccctcccggGCCGCTCCCACCGCGAGGCCACGCGCGTCCACGAGGAGCGCGTCGTCGACCTCCTCGGCGCCAAGCCGGGCCACCGCCTCCTCGACGTCGGCTGCGGCGTCGGAGGGCCCATGCGCGCCATCGCCGCGCACTCGGGCTCCAACGTCGTTGGCATCACCATCAACGACTACCAGGTCAACCGCGCCCGCGCCCACAACCGCAAGGCCGGCCTCGACTCCCGCTGCGAGGTCGTCTGCGGCAACTTCCTCTCCATGCCCTTCCCGGACGCCTCCTTCGACGGCGCCTACTCCATCGAGGCCACCTGCCACGCGCCCAGGCTGCAGGACGTGTACGGCGAGGTGTTCCGCGTCCTCAAGCCCGGCGGCCTCTACGTCTCCTACGAGTGGGTCACCACCTCGCTGTACCGCGCCGAGGACCCGGACCACGTCGACTGCATTCAGGGCATCGAGCGCGGCGACGCGCTCCCGGGCCTGCGCCGCCAGGACGAGATCGCGTCCATCGCCAAGGAGGTCGGCTTCGAGGTGCTCAAGGAGCAGGACCTCGCCCTGCCCCCCGCGCTGCCCTGGTGGACGCGCCTCAAGATGGGGCGCATCGCCTACTGGCGCAACTCCCTCGTCGTTCGCGTGCTCACCATGCTCCGGATCGCCCCCAAGGGCGTGTCCGAGGTGCACGAGATGCTCTTCGAGACCGCGCAGCACCTCACCAAAGGCGGCGAGACCGGCATCTTCACGCCCATGCACATGGTGCTCCTCCGCAAGcccgccgccacccccaccgCCACCGAGGAGGCGAAATGA